Proteins found in one Pseudorasbora parva isolate DD20220531a chromosome 11, ASM2467924v1, whole genome shotgun sequence genomic segment:
- the tgfbi gene encoding transforming growth factor-beta-induced protein ig-h3: MKRLTLFALAITLIATVFAAKSPYQAVLQHSRIRGRTHGPNVCAMQKIQGTDKKYFTNCKQWYHRKICGKPTVVSYECCPGYERAIGEKGCPAALPLANIYKTLGVIGATTTKMYSERAKLQEEIEGPGSFTFFAPSNEAWAALPTEILDALVSNVNIELLNALHYHMINKRLTSDDLKHGTSFPSMYQDFDVHIHHYSNGIVTVNCARLVKTDQHATNGIVHVVDRVITAITNNVNSLIDTDDDLDTLRTAVAAAGLTTLLENEGSYTIFAPTNEAFEKIPSETLTRILGDPVALKDLLNYHILKNLHCSESIVAGTPLETLQGSVLEVGCDGDEMTINGKAVVMQKDKLGTNGVVHYINELLIPDSAKTLLELAEGSVVNTAGKLFKDAGLTDHLIGSEAVTLLAPLDDAFKDKSLAMTPDMKKLLKNHILKERFSSKSLYHGQELETLGGLKLRVFVFRNNLCIENACLAAHDKNGRFANMFIVDKLLAPPMGTVMDVLKADDHFSTLVGAIQRAGLTELLNKKGTYTFFAPTNAAFSAMPPADLSKLMRDPKELANLLKYHIGDELLVSGAVTSHTRLKPLAGDKLELGMRNSTIYVNRIPVVEGDLMATNGVVHAVDVIIKPLPPKTVSDQAEGSTVRRTAAVRAGSHVLKNDDLFQKVLRSHSSRTMSRVQ; the protein is encoded by the exons ATGAAGCGCTTAACTTTGTTTGCTCTGGCTATCACCTTAATCGCGACAGTTTTCGCCGCGAAATCCCCGTATCAAGCGGTTCTTCAGCACAGCAGGATAAGAGGAAGAACTCATGG CCCCAATGTTTGTGCAATGCAGAAGATTCAAGGAACGGATAAGAAGTACTTCACCAACTGCAAGCAATGGTATCACCGCAAAATATGTGGCAAACCAAC ggtGGTCAGCTATGAGTGCTGCCCTGGCTATGAGAGGGCCATTGGAGAAAAAGGCTGTCCAGCAG CTCTACCTCTGGCGAACATCTATAAAACCCTGGGTGTTATTGGAGCCACTACTACTAAGATGTATTCTGAAAGAGCAAAATTGCAAGAGGAGATCGAAGGACCCGGCAGCTTCACATTCTTCGCTCCCAGCAATGAGGCTTGGGCTGCGCTTCCCACT GAAATTCTGGATGCCCTGGTGAGCAACGTCAACATTGAACTCCTTAACGCTCTGCACTACCACATGATCAACAAACGCTTGACTTCTGACGATCTCAAGCATGGCACTTCTTTCCCCTCCATGTATCAGGACTTTGATGTTCATATCCACCATTATTCTAATGGA ATTGTGACAGTGAACTGTGCAAGGCTTGTGAAGACAGACCAGCATGCCACCAATGGAATTGTGCATGTTGTTGACAGAGTCATCACCGCAATTACAAACAATGTCAACTCTTTGATTGACACCGATGATGACCTGGACACTCTACGG ACTGCAGTTGCTGCTGCTGGTCTCACCACTCTGTTGGAGAACGAGGGTTCCTACACCATCTTTGCTCCAACCAATGAAGCCTTTGAGAAGATCCCTTCAGAAACACTGACCAGGATTTTGGGAGACCCTGTTGCTCTCAAAG ATCTGTTGAATTACCACATTCTGAAGAACTTGCACTGCTCTGAGTCCATTGTGGCAGGAACACCTCTGGAGACCCTGCAGGGCTCTGTACTAGAAGTTGGCTGTGATGGTGACGAGATGACCATCAACGGCAAAGCCGTTGTCATGCAGAAAGACAAACTTGGAACCAATGGAGTCGTTCACTACATCAATGAACTCCTCATCCCTGACTCGG CTAAGACCCTTCTGGAGCTTGCAGAGGGATCAGTTGTTAATACAGCCGGAAAACTTTTTAAAGATGCTGGTCTTACTGATCATCTCATTGGCTCTGAGGCTGTGACATTATTAGCCCCACTGGATGATGCTTTTAAAG ACAAGAGCTTGGCCATGACACCCGATATGAAGAAACTGCTAAAAAACCACATTCTCAAGGAGAGGTTTTCCTCCAAGAGCCTTTACCATGGGCAAGAGTTGGAGACTCTTGGTGGATTGAAACTTAGAGTGTTTGTGTTCAGAAAT AACCTGTGCATTGAGAATGCCTGCCTTGCAGCCCATGACAAAAATGGCCGCTTTGCGAATATGTTCATCGTTGATAAACTCCTGGCACCCCCAATGGGAACTGTCATGGACGTCCTGAAGGCAGATGATCATTTTAG TACCTTGGTTGGCGCCATTCAGAGAGCAGGCCTGACTGAGCTCCTGAACAAAAAAGGGACCTACACCTTCTTTGCCCCCACCAATGCTGCTTTCAGTGCAATGCCCCCTGCCGACCTCAGCAAACTCATGA GAGACCCCAAGGAGCTGGCAAACCTTCTAAAATACCACATTGGTGACGAGCTCCTGGTGAGCGGCGCTGTGACCTCACATACCAGACTGAAGCCCCTTGCAGGCGATAAACTGGAGTTAGGCATG CGTAACTCCACCATATACGTGAACAGGATTCCTGTTGTTGAGGGTGATCTGATGGCTACCAATGGAGTTGTACATGCTGTTGATGTAATCATAAAGCCACTGC CTCCTAAAACTGTGAGTGACCAGGCTGAAGGCTCAACAGTCAGACGCACCGCTGCTGTTAGG GCTGGGTCTCATGTACTGAAAAATG ATGATCTCTTCCAGAAGGTCCTGAGAAGTCATAGCAGCAGAACAATGTCTCGTGTTCAGTAA